A window of Plectropomus leopardus isolate mb unplaced genomic scaffold, YSFRI_Pleo_2.0 unplaced_scaffold19438, whole genome shotgun sequence genomic DNA:
cacacacacacacacacacacacacacacatatctcaGTCCAGCCTCTCTTTAACAATAATGACCCAGCATCAACCAATCACGGCCGGCAGTCTGCTCTGAGGCCCCGCCCACATGGTTTATATAAAGACCTGAACCACGAGACCTGAAGTTGAATCTGAACAGAGACCTGAAGCTGAATCTGAACAGAGATCTGAATCTGAACCAGAAGACCTGAAGCTGTCAGTACCTGTAGTCCGGATCGCGTTGGGCCGTGATGGTGGTGGAGCTTAAACCTCGGGTGGAGGCGATGGAGGGAaaccagcagagactggaggCAAACATCCTGCTGCTGGGAGCTCACAGCGTCGGGAAGTCTGGTGAGAACACATAAacgttatttattattattattgttattattattgttgttgttattattattgttgttattattattattgttattattgttgttattattattattgttgttgttgttgttgttattattaataaaatagaAACTGCTTTGCAATGaacaactgtcagaaaaacatgccaTCATGTGTTAAAAAACACGGAGACGTTTTTGAAGCATCTGATTCTGGACTCTGGACCTCTAAAAGACAAGATTCAGATCAAATCCAGCTCTGACACTGTGACGGACAGTTAACACGATTATTTATTCGTTTTCTCTTATGAAAAAAATCCGTCACAATAACACACATCTTATCATCTTATCATCTGTTCTCTTTGCATGTTTGTTCACGTTTGTGTCTcctgctttttttattgtacatttttccGGTAAATTTCTTCTATATTTAAGTCAGTGAATCTGAGACTGACTGTTTCTCCTGCTGTATATCAATGAcccgtctgtccgtctgtccgtctgtctgtctgtctgcagctctcacCGTCAGATTTCTGACCAGGAGGTTTATTGGAGAGTACGGAGACATCGGTGAGAAAACACATTCATcctcgttattattattagtaatattgttattattatcataaacataataataaccTGATCTGATGTTTGGATCTGTTTCAGAGTCGGTTTACAGTCGGATCGAGCGGCTCGATGGTCAGGAGGTCTGCTTCAACATCTGGGACTCTGTACaaacac
This region includes:
- the LOC121965293 gene encoding ras-like protein family member 12; its protein translation is MVVELKPRVEAMEGNQQRLEANILLLGAHSVGKSALTVRFLTRRFIGEYGDIESVYSRIERLDGQEVCFNIWDSVQTQ